A window from Salminus brasiliensis chromosome 7, fSalBra1.hap2, whole genome shotgun sequence encodes these proteins:
- the cldn10d gene encoding claudin-10, giving the protein MNHTEIMYMEIGCFICCLCGWILNCSTLPTEYWNFSEVGEAVVTTVNYFSNLWMDCVSDTTGVSDCKYYPSMMALPVFLHVCRALAIVSVILGFWGAVLALIGMKCTKIGGSELANARVTFAAALTYMASGFSGMILYSWWGHKTRVQYVDPNYKPQKFEIGAAVFIGWGGSSLIIAGSAVMCYFSGKEGLRSSSNQRQQWTETYKRARSRGGYMTAQTRGIYMMPASSKHTTAILPSVVQTSKDGKRTRRTQRPQTEIHRTNTNRITRASMPLNMDSYV; this is encoded by the exons ATGAATCACACAGAAATTATGTATATGGAGATTGGAtgctttatttgttgtctttgtggCTGGATACTGAATTGTTCTACTCTGCCCACTGAGTACTGGAATTTTTCTGAGGTGGGGGAAGCTGTTGTTACCACAGTGAATTATTTTTCCAATCTGTGGATGGACTGTGTTTCTGACACTACTGGTGTGTCCGACTGCAAATATTACCCATCCATGATGGCACTGCCAG TTTTCTTGCATGTGTGCCGTGCCCTGGCTATTGTCTCTGTAATCCTGGGATTCTGGGGAGCTGTGCTTGCTTTGATTGGAATGAAATGTACTAAGATTGGAGGTTCCGAACTTGCCAATGCCAGGGTAACTTTTGCAGCTGCCCTGACCTATATGGCATCAG GGTTCAGTGGTATGATACTGTATTCCTGGTGGGGGCATAAAACACGGGTGCAATATGTGGATCCAAACTACAAGCCACAGAA ATTTGAAATAGGTGCAGCAGTATTCATAGGCTGGGGAGGGTCATCTCTGATTATAGCTGGAAGTGCTGTTATGTGTTACTTCTCTGGAAAAGAGGGACTCCGCTCCAG TTCAAATCAAAGACAGCAGTGGACAGAAACTTACAAGAGAGCTCGATCCAGAGGTGGCTACATGACTGCTCAAACCAGAGGGATCTATATGATGCCTGCCTCCTCCAAACATACCACAGCTATCCTGCCATCTGTAGTCCAGACAAGCAAAGACGGCAAGAGGACAAGAAGGACACAAAGGCCACAAACAGAAATCCACAGAACCAACACAAACAGGATAACCAGAGCCTCTATGCCACTGAATATGGATTCATATGTTTGA